One window of the Cataglyphis hispanica isolate Lineage 1 chromosome 13, ULB_Chis1_1.0, whole genome shotgun sequence genome contains the following:
- the LOC126854286 gene encoding uncharacterized protein LOC126854286: MKTLILVTCLLAISFAADPQKLKKLYNDYTNCLEELNEQQWTPEVVKCYFQKDGLLDEQGVLTKETLFTILDKIISDENDLNEAKELGSTCLDQAYQGPGNNDEKLMAYIHCAMHITDLLDKLQ, translated from the exons ATGAAGACTCTTATTCTCGTGACATGTCTGCTG gcCATTTCTTTTGCTGCTGACCctcaaaaattgaagaaattatataatgattacaCAAATTGTCTTGAGGAATTGAATGAGCAGC aatggACACCGGAAGTggtaaaatgttattttcaaaAGGATGGATTG CTTGATGAACAAGGTGTATTAACAAAAGAAACACTTTTTACAATTCTGGATAAGATCATTTCTgatgaaaatgatttaaatgaaGCAAAAGAGCTCGGTTCTACTTGTCTCGATCAAG CATATCAAGGCCCAGGAAACAATGATGAGAAGCTTATGGCATATATACATTGCGCAATGCACATAACAGATCTACTCGATAAGCttcaataa